A genomic window from Triplophysa dalaica isolate WHDGS20190420 chromosome 24, ASM1584641v1, whole genome shotgun sequence includes:
- the crabp1a gene encoding cellular retinoic acid-binding protein 1a has protein sequence MPPNFAGTWKMKSSENFDELLKALGVNAMLRKVACAAASKPHVEIRQDGEQFYIKTSTTVRTTEINFRVGEEFDEETVDGRKCKSLPVWETENKIYCKQKLVDGDRPVTFWSREMRGDELILVFGADDVVCTRIYVRG, from the exons ATGCCTCCCAACTTCGCCGGCACCTGGAAGATGAAGAGCAGTGAGAATTTTGACGAACTTCTGAAAGCGCTGG GTGTGAACGCTATGCTACGTAAAGTGGCCTGTGCCGCAGCATCCAAACCGCACGTGGAAATCCGTCAGGACGGAGAGCAGTTCTACATCAAGACCTCCACCACCGTGCGCACCACCGAAATCAACTTCCGCGTGGGAGAGGAGTTTGATGAGGAGACTGTGGACGGCAGGAAATGTAAA AGTTTGCCTGTATGGGAGACGGAAAATAAAATCTATTGCAAACAGAAGCTGGTGGATGGAGACAGACCCGTGACGTTCTGGAGCAGAGAGATGCGTGGAGATGAACTCATACTG GTCTTTGGGGCTGACGACGTGGTTTGCACTCGGATTTACGTACGAGGATGA